A part of Aspergillus oryzae RIB40 DNA, chromosome 7 genomic DNA contains:
- a CDS encoding mitochondrial 37S ribosomal protein bS21m (predicted protein), translating to MEMRSLTRCLRSRPTSLLYKQQPSLLATQYMNRSSIRSYASKPSGPTKAQTPTATQAPSDFDEILSKLNINNRESAAEGSLRNRPSEDPLSLSRAVGMSAETENYRTPVRRVELKLGPTLGRQVHVEPEKGTDLASALRILQATCTANKVRYQANGQKFHIRRGQVRKNLRMERWRKLFKFSFQKTGSQRSPSLRSQGDRVLSCSPAVDVLSVMYTMSLD from the exons ATGGAGATGCGCTCCCTAACCCGCTGCCTCCGTTCGAGGCCGACATCTCTTCTCTACAAGCAACAACCAAGCCTCCTTGCGACCCAATATATGAACAGATCCTCCATCCGCAGCTACGCTAGCAAACCCTCGGGACCCACGAAGGCTCAGACCCCAACCGCAACGCAAGCCCCCTCCGACTTTGACGAGATCCTTTCCAAACtaaacatcaacaaccgcGAATCCGCCGCCGAAGGCTCACTGCGGAACCGTCCTTCTGAAGACCCCCTCTCGCTCTCCCGCGCGGTCGGCATGTCtgcagaaacagaaaacTACCGGACTCCTGTGCGGCGGGTGGAGCTGAAGTTGGGACCTACTCTTGGTCGTCAGGTGCATGTTGAGCCGGAGAAGGGCACAGATTTGGCCTCTGCGCTGAGGATATTGCAGGCGACATGCACGGCGAATAAGGTTCGGTACCAGGCCAATGGTCAGAAGTTCCACATCAGACGGGGACAAGTGAGGAAGAActtgaggatggagaggtggaggaagctgTTCAAGTTCTCGTTCCAGAAGACT GGATCGCAAAGGTCGCCGTCGTTGAGATCGCAAGGAGATCGCGTGCTATCCTGCTCACCCGCAGTAGATGTTCTTTCTGTCATGTATACTATGTCACTTGATTAG